Part of the Oscillospiraceae bacterium genome, TATCAGTTCACCTATGCCACGCTCCCGCAAGGGACGACGGTGGAATCCATGCCCAAAACTTTCTCGGACGCCGACAGAGCGGCGCTCACAAAGGCCAATGAATTCCTGCGCGACAGCTTGGGCCAGCCGCCGCCCGCCGACGACACCGTGCTCCTGACGGAGAACAACACCCATACCGTGCCCGCGCACGGGTCCGTAAAAGTCGTCGACTACGAAGGGCCGGGGGCGCTGGCGCGGTTTAAAGTCAAAGTGAACGACGATCTCTCTTACAACGATATGTGGAAGGCGCTGAAAGAACTGACGGTCAGCATGTTCTGGGACGGCGCGGCGTCGCCCGGCGTGTGGTCGCCGCTCGGCGACTTTTTCGGCGCCCCCAACGGGCCGTCTCACTATCATACGCTGCCCATGGGTCTCGACGCGGACGACTGGTTCTATTGCTACTTTTACATGCCCTTCCAGACCGGCGCCGAGGTCGTCATAGGAAACGACGGGGCCGCGGACAGGCACATTTCGGTGGAGTTCGCCGTCACGGCTCTCAGGCGGCCCGTCGCCGCATACGCCCGGTTCCACGCCAAGTGGAACAAAGACGCCTTCCAGCCCGCGCGGTCCGATCGCTGGCCGGACTACACGGTGCTGCGGACCACGGGCGCCGGCCGGTTTTTGGGTATGTCGCTGCATGTCTATAAAAAGGACAACGTGAGAGACCCGGGCGCCGGTGCGGGCGACTACTGGTGGGGTGAGGGCGACGAAAAGTTCTTTGTGGACGGCGAGACATTCCCCTCCTTTTTTGGCACCGGCACAGAGGATTACTTTGGCTACGCCTGGTGCGATCCCACCGTCTTCGCCAACAGAGCGTTCCATGCGCAGAATTTCAACGAAGGCGGCGTCCACAACAAGGGCAACCGCGCGGTGGCGCGCTACCAACTGGTCGACAACGTGCCCTTCCAGACTTCTTTTGAGGGGAGCCTCGAAAAATATTACCGGGGGAACACGGAATACGGCGCGGTCGCCTATTGGTACCAAGACGCGCCTGACGACGCGTACGCCGCCGTGTCGCTGGAGGACAGAACCGGTTACTACGTGATGACGGAGATCGACGAGTCGCTGTTTGAAGGCGAGCAAATGCCCTACGTCAGAGACGGCGGCGCCAACGCCTACGCCCAGACGATGATTCCCAACTACTCCGACTACGGCTGGAGCAACGGCCAGCAGCTTTTGTGGGTGCAGCCCGGCATAGGGGACTCTTTGGAGTATACGTTCAAGGTCCGCACGGCGCTGGCCGGCGAACTGAAGCTCTCTCTGACCAAGTCCTACGACTTTGGTATCTTTCAATTCTATCTCGACGGCGCGCCCGTCGGACAGCCCATCGATACATACAACCCCAAGGTCATCGTGAGCGGAAGCATCCGGCTGGGGGCTGCGGCGCTGGCGCCGGGGGACCACACACTGCGGGCGGTCGTCGTCGGGAAAAATCCGCAATCCGCCGGCTACCTGCTGGGATTTGACTGCTTCCGCATCGACGCCGCCGTGCCCGTCCCGGGGATCATTGAAGGGGAGGATATGGAGGTCGTCTATGCCAGCGGCGGCAACCCGGTGGTGCAAAACATGGCGGCGGAGTGGCCCTCCGCGGGATCCTATTCAAGCGGGAAGCAGGTCTGGTGGCAGAGGGCGGTGCAGGGGGCCCAAAGCAACAACCTGAGAGACGGAGACGAGCTGATCCTGGCCATGGATCTGGACGAGGCGTTTGACGGCGAGCTTTTGATGAATTTCACGAAGGCGAATGATTACGGGACGTTCCAACTCGCGCTGGACGGGGAGGACATAGGGCCTCTCCTCGACCTGTACGGCGCGGAAGGCGTCCGGCGCGTCGGCCCTATCTCCTTTGGGCACGTCCGGCTCTCGGCGGGGCGGCATCTGCTGCGTGTGAAAGTCAGCGGTCGCAACCCAGCTTCCGCTTTCTACCTGTTCGGGTTGGACAACGTCGTCCTGCAGGGGATCCGGGACGACGCCGTGATTCTGGGTCCCATCGGGGATGTGAGCGGAAAGAAAGACACCGCGTTCACACTGCCCGTGTCCGTCCGCGTTTATCCGGACGCGCCGCCCGTCACGGCGCTCAGCGGCGCCCTTCAGCTGCCGGCGGGCGTGACCGTGGACGAGGCGCGTCCCCAGACCGCCGTGACGGGGGACTTCAGCTGGGCGGTGGATGCGGACACCGGCGTTTTGTCGTATCAGTACACGGGCGATCCGGTGACGCTCTCCCTGGCGGAGGAGACGGAAATCCTCGTGCTGAGGCTGCGGTTGTCGGCGGAACATACGAAGGGCGAGCAGCTTGTCTTCAGAGCGCTGCGCCTGGAGGCGCGCTTTGCCGACGAGGGACGCTTTGCCTACGAAACCGACGGATTTGAATCCGCCAGCGTCGCGTCGGTCATTTCTACAGGCGCCTTCTCCGTCTCCGCCCGGACATTGTACACGGGGGACGGCGTCGATTTTGTCCCGCGGGGGCGGAAGGCGATCGCCGTGGCGTTCACAGGCGTCGACGGCGTGGAGGGCGTCGCTGTGTTGGACGAACCTCTCTACTATTCGGCGGAACTCTCTGAGACATCCGGCGGTGTCGTCTACATTGGTTTTGTGAACGAGAGCGTGACGGACGCGCAGCTGGCCGACGAAGCGTCCTACGCCGTCGCCGGCAGCGCGCAGACGGTGCGTTTCGGCGACGCAGACGGCGACGGCGCGGTGAACTTAGAGGACGCCCGGCGGGTGCTCTCCACGTGGCTGCGCAGGACCGCCGCGCCCCGGGAAAAGGAAATTCTGGCCATGAACGTAAACGCCGACGGCCGGATAGACGTAGGCGACTTCAATGAAATTGTGGACAAGGCGGTCAGCGGCCTCGACGTCAGTATCATTCAGTGAAAAAGGAGGCATGTACGATGAGTCAACTGTTGCGGAAACGGCTGCTTGCCATGGCGTTGGCGCTGACCCTGCTGGCCAGCGGGGCGGTTCCGTTTTCTTTCCCGGTGCGCGCATCGGCTGCGGTGCATTACAGCTATGCGGATATTGTCAACATGATGACGGACATGGAGCGTCTGGCGCTGAAACCAAGCGGCGAAAAGAGCGGGGAGGCGTCTTCCTACGACAGAGCGTCCCGCTATGACGCCGCGACCGACGCATACATCGATTGGGGCGCCAATGGAGACGGCGGCGGCATCATTGCAGACGCCGGCAACCCGGACGGCCGAGGGCACAGGGTGCTGGCGGCGGATCTGACCGGCCCCGGCGTCATCTGGAGAACCTGGAGCGCCCTGGCAAACGAGGGCCTCATTGAGATTTACATAGACGGCGAGGCCGTACCCACGGTGAGCCGGCCCTTCAGCCAGCTCTTTGACGGCGCCCGCGAGAGCAACGCCCCCTTCAACTACAGCGCCCTGAACTACATCGCGGCCCAGGGGCGCAACTGTCTGGTACCCATCACATACAACGAGTCGTGTAAAATCTATCTGTTTGACAACTGGGGCTCATATTATCAGTTCACCTACACCGCCTTCCCGGAGGGGGTCACGGTGGAACCCATGCCGCACGCCCTGACGCCGTCCGACAGGGAGGCCCTGGGCCGTGTGAACGCCTTCTTTTCGGCCCTGGGCGCGTCGCCTGCGGCGGCCCGGCCGGAGGATGTGACACGCACCGGCACATATACGGTGGAGGCCGGCGCGTCTGTCGCCGTGCTAAACCAGGCCGGCCAGGGGGCGGTCTCGGCCTTCAAGGTGCAGGTGAACGACGTCCTCGGCTACGACGCCATGGCGGAGGCGATTCAGGAGCTCACGGTGAGCATGTACTGGGACGGAGAGGAAGCGCCCAGCGTGTGGGCGCCGCTGGGCAGCTTTTTCGGGACGCCGTTCGGCGACGCGTACACGACGCTGCCCATGGGCCGCAAAGACGGCGGGTACTACTGTTACTTCTTCATGCCGTTTGCCGACGGGGCCAAAATCGTCATCGGCAACGACGGACAGGAGGCCCGCTCCGTCTCCGTGGAGACGACGGTCACCGACTTGAAAGGGGACGCCGGGAACTATCTGCGCTTCCACGCCAAATGGAACAAGGACGACAAACAACCCGCTCGGACGGACGTGTGGCCGGACTACACGGTGCTTCGGACGACGGGCACCGGCCGTTTTCTGGGTTTCATGCTCCATGTGTATGAGACGGGGAACTACGGCTGGTGGGGCGAAGGGGACGAAAAATTCTTCGTGGACGGCGAGAAGTTCCCCTCCTCCATCGGAACCGGGTCCGAGGACTATTTCAGCTACGCGTGGTGCGATCCCACGCTCTTCACTGACAAATCCTTTCACGCACAGCCCCACAACGAGGGCGGCGTCGGCAATCTGGGGAACAAAGTCGTCCTGCGCTACCAGATGACGGACAACGTGCCGTTTACGACGTCCTTTGACGGGTACATTGAAAAATATCTGAACAACAACCAGGCGCAATACGCGGTCATACCCTATTGGTATCTGTCGGTGGACGGCGTGGACGACTACACACCCGTCTCCCTGGCCGCGCGCACAAAATTTTACAAAAAACCCGCGTTTGTGCAGACCTACATAGAGGGGGAGAGCATGACGGCCACCGTCACCGGCGGGCCCGCTCCCTACAACCAGACCGCCATGAATGGCAACGCCTTCAGCGGAGGCGCCCAAAAACTGTGGATCAACAACGGCGACGGCAACGAGATCAGCCTCACGTTCAGCCTGAACAATCCGACGAGCGGTGTGTTTAAGATCCGGCCGTGCATGGCGGGCGATTTCGGCATCTTCCAATTTTACCTCGACGATCAGGCCATCGGAGACCCCGTCGATCTGTACTACCCCAGGGTGATAGGCGGGGGGTATGTCGTCCTGGGAGACGTACAGCTGGCGGCCGGGGCGCATGTGCTCAAAGCGAAGGCCGTAGGCAAGAACCCCGCCTCGTCGAGCTATGTATTCGCGCTGGATCAGATTGTGATCACGGAAGGAAAGTCCGCGCCGGGCCTGTTCGAGGGTGAGGATCTGCGGGTGCGGAGCATCCTGCCGAACCCCGCCGGCGGCGTGATTGGCATCCAACGGATGGACGGCTTCTCCGGCAGCACCTGGAGCCGAGGCGAGCACCTGTGGTGGACGGGCAACAACGCCGACTCCGTTCTCACGCTGGCGTTTACATTGGACGAGCCCGTGGAGGCGCAAAACCTGAGCGTCGCCTACACCAAGGCGATCGATTACGGTCTCTTCCAGCTGGCCGTCGACGGTGTGGACGTGGGGGCGGTGCAAAACGGATACAACAACGGCGTGATCGCCAGCGGACCAGTGCCGCTGGGCAAGGTGACGCTGTCCGCCGGTTCCCATACCCTCACGGTCGCCATGAAAGGCAAGGACAGCCGATCCACCAACTACATGGTGGGGCTCGACTACATTCAGTTCAGCAAGTACGACGGGTATGGGCTGTACCTGGAGGATCTGACGGGTGTCGCCGGGCAGGCGGGCACGCGGTTTGACATTCCGGTGCATCTGTCCGGATTCCCCACGGGCAGCCAGTTCCGATCCGTCGACGGGGTCCTGCGGATCCCGGACGACTTCACAGTGACGGACGTCGTCCCCAGCGACTGGGCCACGTTCGACGATTTCGACTATTTTGTGGACGAGAGCGGCGCGCTCCGGTTCGCGTTCACCAGCCTGACCGGCGCGCCGGTGTCCTTCGACACGCTCTATACCGACGAGATCCTGACCCTCCGCCTCGCGCTGGCGCGGACGTTCCATGCGAGCGCCGCAGTCCAGGTGGCGACGGAATCGTTTGTGGTGCGGGACAGAAACGACGCGGTGCGCTACGATGTGACCGACGGCGTGTCCACGGTGCGTATCGACGCGCTCTCACTGGCCGAGGGGCAGGCGGAGATCATACGGCGGGCCCAAGAGAACGTCGGGGAGCGCCTGTACAGCGGCGATCATCTGAAGAAGATGGAGATTCCCATCGGCGGCCTGGGCACGGGCGCCGTCTACTTCGACGGCAACGCCGTGCCCATCAAGTGGGACTGCGGCCTGCTGGGAAACGACGCGCTGGCGATGGACAACAGTCTGTTTGCCCTTGCGGCCACCGTGAACGGGCAGAAGACAACCAAAAAACTCAGGGGCGGCGCTGTCCGGGGCGTGGATGCGATGACACATCAACCGGTCAGCAGCGTCCGCAGTCCCTTTGCCAAACACGGCACGTACTTCGTGGGGACCTGCGAGGTCTACCCCGCCTTCACCGCCTTCAACGACAACTTGCTGGGCGCGCTGCGGTCGGATCCCTTTACGCTGCCGGCGGACTGTGAACGGGTCACGGCGCTTGTCGGCGGCGGCAGCGAAATCGGTCTTCTCTACTTTGCGCTGGTGGACAGGGCCAGCGGAACGGTCATCGGCAAGGTGACGGGGAGCAACAGCGAAACCATGACGGACCGGAGCATCGACGTCCCGGAGGCCTACCGGGGGCGCGAGGCGGAATTCCACATCGTGGACAACCAAACGGGCGGCTGGGGGCACATCAATGTGGACTACATCCGGTTCTTTGCCGCCGGCGACACAGAGATTTCGGCGCCCGGCTTTACAAACGGAGACTTTGAGGAGGGACTCGCGGGCTGGTCCGTCGCCGCCAATCTGACGAGCTCCGACGTCTTCCAGGGTGTCACGCTGCGTTCGGAATATCCCTTCGAGACGTTCTATTTCTCAGAAGAAGGGTTCCCGGTGTCCGCCGCGGTGGAGATGAGCAGCCCCATGGTGCCGGTCAATGAACAGGATTCCTCTCTGCCCGTCATCATGTACAACGTCACGCTGAAAAACGAGACGGACACGCAGCAGACCGTGTCGCTGCTCTCCAGTCTGGCCAACGGCGTCAGCGGGACGAACCGGGTGAATACCGTCACGCAGAACGACGGCGGCACTTTTATCAAATTGACGTCGGACCGGAGTGATCAGAGCCTGTATACGGGAGCCCTTGGCCTGTGGACCAATCTCACCGGCGGTCAGGTCAGTTACACCGCCGGCGCCGCCAGCGTGGCGGCCCTCATGGCCCAGCAGGAGGCGGGCGCGCTGAGCGGCGCGGTATCCGCCAACCAGGCAAACCCCGTGGCCGGCCTCTCGGCGCCCGTCACCCTCGCGCCGGGCGAGAGCCGCGTTCTCACATTCAACTGGACCTGGTACTTCCCCTTCGTCAAGGGGTCGGACATCTGGGGGAACCAAAATGTGGAAGTCGGGAAGCGGTATGCCCACTACTACGACAGTTATGAGGCGGTGCTGGCCGACGCGTCCGCCCGGCGCGGCGCCCTGTACGCCGACACGAAGCGGTACCACGACGCCATGTACGACACCACGCTGCCCTACTATCTGATCGACGCCGTCACTTCCAACTCGGCCATCCTGCGCAGCCGGACCGTCAACGTCTTGAAAAACGGCGATCCGTACGGCTGGGAGGGGTCCGATCAGCTCCATAGTATCGACGGCATGGGCAACGGAAACTGCATGCACGTGTACAATTACGCGCAGGCCGCCGCCAACCTGTTCCCCTTCCTGGCCAGGCGCTACAAGCTCCTCGACTTCAAGACCCAGCAGCGCGCCGACGGGCTGCTGAACAACCGCATCGGAGAGGTGCCGAACGTCGCGCCGTCGGGCGAGGGACCGGCTGTGGACGGGGTGCTCGGCGCCATTGAAGGCGCGTACCGCGAACACCTGAACGCCGCCGATTTCTCTTTCCTCGACGACATCTGGCCCCATGTGAAAAAGGCCATGGACGCCGTCGTCACACTGTGGGATGTGAACGAGGACGGGCTCATTCAAAACGCGGCCGGCGTGAACACCACCTTCGACGACCCCATCGGCGGCATCAACACATTCACCGGCGCGCAGTACCTGGCCGCCCTACGGGCCTGCGAAAAGATGGCGCTCCTGAAAGACGACGCCGTGTCCGCCGCGCGCTACAGAGACATTTACACCAAGGGCGGCGTGAATCTGAGCCGCGAGACGTTCACGGGCGAGTATTTCAGGCAGGTGGGCGCCAACGACTACGCGGACGGCGTCATGTCGGACCAGCTCCTGGGGCAGTCTCACGCGTTTTTGGAACAGCTCGGCTATGTGCTGCCGAAGGATCAGGTGAAGACCGCCCTGACCTCCATTTTCCACTACAACTTCTATTATCCCGTAGGGGACCGGTACCGGCCGTCCTTTGACGACGCGCTCCGCATTCTGGCGCGCCCGGACGACGCGGCGCTCTTCAACAACACCTTCCCGTACGGCGGGGCGGGTACGGACCCAGGCCGGACGCTCTACCTAGACGAGACATGGCCCGGCTTTGAATACGAAGTGGCCACGGCCATGCTGTACACGGGTCTCACCGAGGAGGCCATGGCCATTGTGTACGCCGTGCGCGACAGGTTTGACGGGGAAGGGTACAACGCCATGAGCGAGCGCGAGTGGGGCGAATATTACACGCGCTCGATGGCCAGCTACGGCGTCCTCAACGCCGCCATCGGCTTGGAACGCGACGGGCCGGGCCGGGCACTGGGGTTCAAACCGAACGTCACGCCCGCGCATATCAAGGGATTCTTTACGTATGCGGACGGTTGGGGCAGCTTCGCCCAGACCCGCCGCGTACAGGGAGATATGATCACCCAGGAGGACACCGTCACCGCCAAGTACGGCGCGATGGCCATAGGGCGTCTCTCCTTCTACGTGACGGAGAACGACGACGCCTCTATCGGCGATGCCGAGGTACGGGTTTTGTACAACGGCGCACCGCTAGAACTGGAAGATATATCCAT contains:
- a CDS encoding DUF2961 domain-containing protein, producing MKSIRIHMQKSVICALSVALLIGILPISPFAAPGDGDVHYSYADIVGRLTDLEAVSALPLPGEKAGEWSSYDRASVYNGDTDTYTNWGANGDGGGVIQNLGDAGDGKGVKYKVAAMTGPGVIWRIWSAQAGSGLIEIYIDGAESPAIAKPFNQLFNGTDPVFGYNALSYTAASGLNCFVPITYNQSCEVYLYGSWGNYYQFTYATLPQGTTVESMPKTFSDADRAALTKANEFLRDSLGQPPPADDTVLLTENNTHTVPAHGSVKVVDYEGPGALARFKVKVNDDLSYNDMWKALKELTVSMFWDGAASPGVWSPLGDFFGAPNGPSHYHTLPMGLDADDWFYCYFYMPFQTGAEVVIGNDGAADRHISVEFAVTALRRPVAAYARFHAKWNKDAFQPARSDRWPDYTVLRTTGAGRFLGMSLHVYKKDNVRDPGAGAGDYWWGEGDEKFFVDGETFPSFFGTGTEDYFGYAWCDPTVFANRAFHAQNFNEGGVHNKGNRAVARYQLVDNVPFQTSFEGSLEKYYRGNTEYGAVAYWYQDAPDDAYAAVSLEDRTGYYVMTEIDESLFEGEQMPYVRDGGANAYAQTMIPNYSDYGWSNGQQLLWVQPGIGDSLEYTFKVRTALAGELKLSLTKSYDFGIFQFYLDGAPVGQPIDTYNPKVIVSGSIRLGAAALAPGDHTLRAVVVGKNPQSAGYLLGFDCFRIDAAVPVPGIIEGEDMEVVYASGGNPVVQNMAAEWPSAGSYSSGKQVWWQRAVQGAQSNNLRDGDELILAMDLDEAFDGELLMNFTKANDYGTFQLALDGEDIGPLLDLYGAEGVRRVGPISFGHVRLSAGRHLLRVKVSGRNPASAFYLFGLDNVVLQGIRDDAVILGPIGDVSGKKDTAFTLPVSVRVYPDAPPVTALSGALQLPAGVTVDEARPQTAVTGDFSWAVDADTGVLSYQYTGDPVTLSLAEETEILVLRLRLSAEHTKGEQLVFRALRLEARFADEGRFAYETDGFESASVASVISTGAFSVSARTLYTGDGVDFVPRGRKAIAVAFTGVDGVEGVAVLDEPLYYSAELSETSGGVVYIGFVNESVTDAQLADEASYAVAGSAQTVRFGDADGDGAVNLEDARRVLSTWLRRTAAPREKEILAMNVNADGRIDVGDFNEIVDKAVSGLDVSIIQ
- a CDS encoding DUF2961 domain-containing protein, which gives rise to MSQLLRKRLLAMALALTLLASGAVPFSFPVRASAAVHYSYADIVNMMTDMERLALKPSGEKSGEASSYDRASRYDAATDAYIDWGANGDGGGIIADAGNPDGRGHRVLAADLTGPGVIWRTWSALANEGLIEIYIDGEAVPTVSRPFSQLFDGARESNAPFNYSALNYIAAQGRNCLVPITYNESCKIYLFDNWGSYYQFTYTAFPEGVTVEPMPHALTPSDREALGRVNAFFSALGASPAAARPEDVTRTGTYTVEAGASVAVLNQAGQGAVSAFKVQVNDVLGYDAMAEAIQELTVSMYWDGEEAPSVWAPLGSFFGTPFGDAYTTLPMGRKDGGYYCYFFMPFADGAKIVIGNDGQEARSVSVETTVTDLKGDAGNYLRFHAKWNKDDKQPARTDVWPDYTVLRTTGTGRFLGFMLHVYETGNYGWWGEGDEKFFVDGEKFPSSIGTGSEDYFSYAWCDPTLFTDKSFHAQPHNEGGVGNLGNKVVLRYQMTDNVPFTTSFDGYIEKYLNNNQAQYAVIPYWYLSVDGVDDYTPVSLAARTKFYKKPAFVQTYIEGESMTATVTGGPAPYNQTAMNGNAFSGGAQKLWINNGDGNEISLTFSLNNPTSGVFKIRPCMAGDFGIFQFYLDDQAIGDPVDLYYPRVIGGGYVVLGDVQLAAGAHVLKAKAVGKNPASSSYVFALDQIVITEGKSAPGLFEGEDLRVRSILPNPAGGVIGIQRMDGFSGSTWSRGEHLWWTGNNADSVLTLAFTLDEPVEAQNLSVAYTKAIDYGLFQLAVDGVDVGAVQNGYNNGVIASGPVPLGKVTLSAGSHTLTVAMKGKDSRSTNYMVGLDYIQFSKYDGYGLYLEDLTGVAGQAGTRFDIPVHLSGFPTGSQFRSVDGVLRIPDDFTVTDVVPSDWATFDDFDYFVDESGALRFAFTSLTGAPVSFDTLYTDEILTLRLALARTFHASAAVQVATESFVVRDRNDAVRYDVTDGVSTVRIDALSLAEGQAEIIRRAQENVGERLYSGDHLKKMEIPIGGLGTGAVYFDGNAVPIKWDCGLLGNDALAMDNSLFALAATVNGQKTTKKLRGGAVRGVDAMTHQPVSSVRSPFAKHGTYFVGTCEVYPAFTAFNDNLLGALRSDPFTLPADCERVTALVGGGSEIGLLYFALVDRASGTVIGKVTGSNSETMTDRSIDVPEAYRGREAEFHIVDNQTGGWGHINVDYIRFFAAGDTEISAPGFTNGDFEEGLAGWSVAANLTSSDVFQGVTLRSEYPFETFYFSEEGFPVSAAVEMSSPMVPVNEQDSSLPVIMYNVTLKNETDTQQTVSLLSSLANGVSGTNRVNTVTQNDGGTFIKLTSDRSDQSLYTGALGLWTNLTGGQVSYTAGAASVAALMAQQEAGALSGAVSANQANPVAGLSAPVTLAPGESRVLTFNWTWYFPFVKGSDIWGNQNVEVGKRYAHYYDSYEAVLADASARRGALYADTKRYHDAMYDTTLPYYLIDAVTSNSAILRSRTVNVLKNGDPYGWEGSDQLHSIDGMGNGNCMHVYNYAQAAANLFPFLARRYKLLDFKTQQRADGLLNNRIGEVPNVAPSGEGPAVDGVLGAIEGAYREHLNAADFSFLDDIWPHVKKAMDAVVTLWDVNEDGLIQNAAGVNTTFDDPIGGINTFTGAQYLAALRACEKMALLKDDAVSAARYRDIYTKGGVNLSRETFTGEYFRQVGANDYADGVMSDQLLGQSHAFLEQLGYVLPKDQVKTALTSIFHYNFYYPVGDRYRPSFDDALRILARPDDAALFNNTFPYGGAGTDPGRTLYLDETWPGFEYEVATAMLYTGLTEEAMAIVYAVRDRFDGEGYNAMSEREWGEYYTRSMASYGVLNAAIGLERDGPGRALGFKPNVTPAHIKGFFTYADGWGSFAQTRRVQGDMITQEDTVTAKYGAMAIGRLSFYVTENDDASIGDAEVRVLYNGAPLELEDISISGNRITLCLPDGFVLRQDEELVVSLSAFADGSNIGGWTDVAGAWSVGENGRTGAAAGGVRGLSLADRTARFFELRGTVTPHAGEAGLVFGAAAYAEDGAYAVVLDTAADRVKLIQFPDREWASAPYDLSAEETYAVRLEVTADKAAVFLADEKVLEVALTGYTAGLVGVYVSGGTGSFRDLLLRDRADTVIVDPARLFLAPGETAALTAYVGPDSALYREVEWSTSDASVVQVDPTGKLRAVGGGVAVVTATAMDGGYTASAPVAVHALGADGALSNLTKTDNGVWEDIPGGQRGTHSSDACMLGDERGCDFIYEGDLKITSSAGAAALVFRATDRPLTGGSYVVNIDSSAQVVKLFRFPYAVISQVGVAIDQNRTYHMKVVAIGNRFTVYFDDNPEPLISAIDNTYRSGRFGINIWNSTSEITNMRYTPILPLPVTNLTAAAEDGQYRLRWTDPPDGLFASVLIEDEEGRLLGQVNPGVQAFDVVLSEAARRTFYVYAADACGHRSPLTEATAAAAPRNALTIERSGDLAVVRGRVIGDGGDPREALLFLALYDARGRLTDVRQVEVTAAPGGDVSAQLELPLGAAAAAKGFLWDRATYGPLLPDVTLALT